In a single window of the Pongo abelii isolate AG06213 chromosome 1, NHGRI_mPonAbe1-v2.0_pri, whole genome shotgun sequence genome:
- the LOC100434611 gene encoding multiple epidermal growth factor-like domains protein 6 isoform X39, giving the protein MGASRDRGLAALWCLGLLGGLARVAGTHYRYLWRGCYPCHLGQAGYPVSAGDQRPAINSCALGNGGCQHHCVQLTITRHRCQCRPGFQLQEDGRRCVRRSPCADRNGGCMHRCQVIRGLAHCECHAGYQLAADGKACEDVDECAAGLAQCAHGCLNTQGSFKCVCHAGYELGADGRQCYRIEMEIVNSCEANNGGCSHGCSHTSAGPLCTCPRGYELDTDQRTCIDVDDCADSPCCQQVCTNNPGGYECGCYAGYRLSADGCGCEDVDECASSSGGCEHRCTNLAGSFQCSCEAGYRLHEDRRGCSPLEEPVVDLDGELPFVRPLPHIAVLQDELPQLFQDDDVGADEEEAELRGEHTLTEKFVCLDDSFGHDCSLTCDDCRNGGTCLPGLDGCDCPEGWTGLICNETCPPDTFGKNCSFSCRCQNGGTCDSVTGACRCPPGVSGTNCEDGCPKGYYGKHCRKKCNCANRGRCHRLYGACLCDPGLYGRFCHLTCPPWAFGPGCSEECQCVQPHTRSCDKRDGSCSCKAGFRGERCQAECEPGYFGPGCRQACTCPVGVACDSLSGECGKQCPAGFQGKDCGQECPVGTFGVNCSGSCSCGGAPCHGLTGQCRCPPGRTGEDCEADCPEGHWGLGCQEICPACQHAARCDPETGACLCLPGFVGSRCQDVCPAGWYGPSCQTRCSCANDGHCHPATGHCSCAPGWTGFSCQRACDSGHWGPDCSHPCNCSTGHGTCDAISGLCLCEAGYVGPRCEQRCPQGHFGPGCEQRCQCQHGAACDHVSGACTCPAGWRGTFCERACPAGFFGLDCRSACNCTAGAACDAVNGSCLCPAGRRGPRCAESCPAHTYGHNCSQACACFNGASCDPVHGQCHCAPGWMGPSCLQACPAGLYGDNCQHSCLCQNGGTCDPVSGHCACLEGWAGLACEKECLPGDVGAGCRHSCGCLNGGLCDPHTGRCLCPAGWIGDKCQSPCLWGWFGEACAQRCSCPPGAACHHVTGACHCPPGFTGSGCKQGCPPGRYGPGCEQLCGCLNGGSCDAATGACRCPAGFLGADCSLTCPQGRFGPNCTHVCGCGQGAACNPVTGTCLCPPGRAGVRCERGCPQNRFGVGCEHTCSCRNGGLCHANNGSCSCGLGWTGLHCELACPPGRYGTACRLECSCHNNSTCEPATGTCRCSPGFYGQACEHPCPPGFHGAGCQGVCRCQHGAPCDPISGRCLCPAGFHGHFCERGCEPGSFGEGCHQRCDCDGGSPCDPVTGLCLCPPGRSGATCNLDCRRGQFGPNCTLHCDCGGGADCDPVSGQCHCVDGYMGPTCREGGPLRLPENPSLVQGSVATLPASSRPTSRSGGPARH; this is encoded by the exons CCATTAACTCCTGTGCCCTGGGCAATGGCGGCTGCCAgcaccactgtgtccagctcACGATCACTCGGCATCGCTGCCAGTGCCGGCCCGGGTTCCAGCTCCAGGAGGACGGAAGGCGCTGTGTCC GGAGAAGCCCGTGTGCCGACAGGAACGGCGGCTGCATGCACAGGTGCCAGGTGATCCGGGGCCTCGCCCACTGTGAGTGCCACGCGGGCTATCAGCTAGCAGCAGACGGCAAGGCCTGTGAAG ATGTGGATGAATGTGCCGCAGGGCTGGCCCAGTGTGCCCATGGCTGCCTCAACACCCAGGGGTCCTTCAAGTGCGTGTGTCATGCGGGCTACGAGCTGGGCGCCGATGGCCGGCAGTGCTACC GGATTGAGATGGAAATCGTGAACAGCTGTGAGGCCAACAACGGCGGCTGCTCCCATGGCTGCAGCCACACCAGTGCTGGGCCCCTGTGCACCTGTCCCCGTGGCTACGAGCTGGACACAGATCAGAGGACCTGCATCG ATGTCGACGACTGTGCAGACAGCCCGTGCTGCCAGCAGGTGTGCACCAACAACCCTGGCGGGTACGAGTGCGGCTGCTACGCCGGCTACCGGCTCAGTGCTGATGGCTGTGGCTGTGAGG ATGTGGATGAGTGCGCCTCCAGCAGTGGCGGCTGCGAGCACCGCTGCACCAACCTGGCCGGCTCCTTCCAGTGCTCCTGCGAGGCCGGCTACCGGCTGCACGAGGACCGTAGGGGCTGCAGCC CCCTGGAGGAGCCGGTGGTAGACCTGGACGGCGAGCTGCCCTTCGTGCGGCCCCTGCCCCACATTGCCGTGCTCCAGGACGAGCTGCCGCAACTCTTCCAGGATGACGACGTCGGGGCTGATGAGGAAGAGGCAGAGTTGCGGGGCGAACACACGCTCACAGAGAAGTTTG TCTGCCTGGATGACTCCTTTGGCCATGACTGCAGCTTGACCTGTGATGACTGCAGGAATGGAGGGACCTGCCTCCCGGGCCTGGATGGCTGTGACTGCCCCGAGGGCTGGACTGGGCTCATCTGCAATGAGA CTTGTCCTCCGGACACCTTCGGCAAGAACTGCAGCTTCTCCTGCAGATGTCAGAATGGTGGGACCTGCGACTCTGTCACTGGGGCCTGCCGCTGCCCCCCAGGTGTCAGTGGAACTAACTGTGAGGATG GCTGCCCCAAGGGCTACTATGGCAAGCACTGTCGCAAGAAATGCAACTGTGCCAACCGGGGCCGGTGCCACCGCCTCTACGGGGCCTGCCTCTGCGACCCGGGGCTCTACGGCCGCTTCTGCCACCTCA CCTGCCCGCCATGGGCCTTTGGGCCGGGCTGCTCAGAGGAGTGCCAGTGTGTGCAGCCCCACACGCGGTCCTGTGACAAGAGGGATGGCAGCTGCTCCTGCAAGGCCGGCTTCCGGGGTGAGCGCTGTCAAGCAG AGTGTGAGCCGGGCTACTTTGGGCCGGGGTGCCGGCAGGCATGCACCTGCCCAGTGGGCGTGGCCTGTGACTCCTTGAGCGGCGAGTGTGGGAAGCAGTGTCCCGCTGGCTTCCAGGGAAAGGATTGCGGCCAAG AGTGCCCGGTGGGGACGTTCGGCGTGAACTGCTCGGGCTCCTGCTCCTGTGGGGGGGCCCCCTGCCACGGGCTCACGGGGCAGTGCCGGTGTCCGCCAGGGAGGACCGGGGAAGACTGTGAGGCAG ATTGTCCCGAGGGCcactgggggctgggctgccaggaGATCTGCCCAGCATGCCAACACGCTGCCCGCTGCGACCCTGAGACCGGAGCCTGCCTGTGCCTCCCTGGCTTCGTCGGCAGCCGCTGCCAGGATG TGTGCCCAGCAGGCTGGTATGGTCCCAGCTGCCAGACAAGGTGCTCTTGTGCCAATGATGGGCACTGCCACCCAGCCACCGGACACTGCAGCTGTGCCCCCGGGTGGACCGGCTTTAGCTGCCAGAGAG CCTGTGATAGTGGGCACTGGGGACCTGACTGCAGCCACCCCTGCAACTGCAGCACTGGCCACGGGACCTGCGATGCCATCAGTGGCCTGTGTCTGTGCGAGGCTGGCTACGTGGGCCCACGATGCGAGCAGC GGTGTCCCCAGGGCCACTTTGGGCCCGGCTGTGAGCAGCGGTGCCAGTGTCAGCACGGAGCAGCCTGTGACCACGTCAGCGGGGCCTGCACCTGCCCGGCCGGCTGGAGGGGCACCTTCTGCGAGCGTG CCTGCCCGGCCGGCTTCTTTGGATTGGACTGTCGCAGTGCCTGCAACTGCACCGCCGGAGCTGCCTGTGATGCTGTGAAtggctcctgcctctgccccgcTGGCCGCCGGGGCCCCCGCTGTGCCGAGA GCTGCCCAGCCCACACCTATGGGCACAATTGCAGCCAGGCCTGTGCCTGCTTTAACGGGGCCTCCTGTGACCCTGTCCACGGGCAGTGCCACTGTGCCCCTGGCTGGATGGGGCCCTCCTGCCTGCAGG CCTGCCCTGCTGGCCTGTACGGCGACAACTGTCAACATTCCTGCCTCTGCCAGAATGGAGGGACCTGCGACCCTGTGTCAGGCCACTGTGCGTGCCTGGAGGGCTGGGCTGGCCTGGCCTGTGAGAAGG AGTGCCTCCCTGGGGACGTCGGAGCTGGTTGCCGGCACAGCTGCGGTTGCCTCAACGGGGGCCTGTGTGACCCGCACACAGGCcgctgcctctgcccagccggCTGGATTGGGGACAAGTGTCAGAGCC CCTGCCTATGGGGCTGGTTTGGAGAGGCCTGTGCCCAGCGCTGCAGCTGCCCGCCTGGcgctgcctgccaccacgtcaCTGGGGCCTGCCACTGTCCCCCTGGCTTCACTGGCTCTGGCTGCAAGCAGG GATGCCCGCCCGGGCGGTATGGGCCAGGTTGTGAACAGCTGTGTGGATGTCTCAACGGGGGCTCCTGTGATGCAGCCACGGGGGCCTGCCGCTGCCCCGCTGGGTTCCTCGGGGCGGACTGCAGCCTCA CCTGTCCACAGGGCCGCTTCGGCCCCAACTGCACCCACGTGTGTGGGTGTGGGCAGGGGGCAGCCTGCAACCCTGTGACCGGCACCTGCCTCTGCCCCCCGGGGAGAGCCGGCGTCCGCTGTGAGCGAG GCTGCCCCCAGAACCGGTTTGGCGTGGGCTGTGAGCACACCTGCTCCTGCAGGAACGGAGGGCTGTGCCACGCCAACAATGGCAGCTGCTCCTGTGGCCTGGGCTGGACAGGGCTGCACTGTGAGCTGG CCTGTCCCCCTGGGCGCTACGGAACTGCCTGCCGTCTGGAGTGCTCCTGCCACAACAACAGCACATGTGAGCCCGCCACGGGCACCTGCCGCTGCAGCCCCGGCTTCTACGGCCAGGCCTGTGAGCACC CCTGTCCACCTGGCTTCCACGGGGCTGGCTGCCAGGGAGTGTGCCGGTGTCAACATGGAGCCCCCTGCGACCCCATCAGTGGCCGGTGCCTGTGTCCCGCTGGCTTCCACGGCCACTTCTGTGAGAGGG GGTGTGAGCCAGGTTCATTTGGAGAGGGCTGCCACCAGCGGTGTGACTGCGACGGGGGGTCACCCTGTGACCCTGTCACCGGTCTCTGCCTTTGCCCACCAGGGCGCTCAGGAGCCACCTGTAACCTGG ATTGCAGAAGGGGCCAGTTCGGGCCCAACTGCACCCTGCACTGTGACTGCGGGGGTGGGGCTGACTGCGACCCTGTCAGTGGGCAGTGTCACTGTGTGGATGGCTACATGGGGCCCACGTGCCGGGAAG GTGGGCCCCTCCGGCTCCCCGAGAACCCGTCCTTAGTCCAGGGCTCAG TGGCCACACTGCCTGCCTCCAGCAGACCCACATCCCGGAGCGGTGGACCAGCGAGGCACTAG
- the LOC100434611 gene encoding multiple epidermal growth factor-like domains protein 6 isoform X34, translating into MGASRDRGLAALWCLGLLGGLARVAGTHYRYLWRGCYPCHLGQAGYPVSAGDQRPAINSCALGNGGCQHHCVQLTITRHRCQCRPGFQLQEDGRRCVRRSPCADRNGGCMHRCQVIRGLAHCECHAGYQLAADGKACEDVDECAAGLAQCAHGCLNTQGSFKCVCHAGYELGADGRQCYRIEMEIVNSCEANNGGCSHGCSHTSAGPLCTCPRGYELDTDQRTCIDVDDCADSPCCQQVCTNNPGGYECGCYAGYRLSADGCGCEDVDECASSSGGCEHRCTNLAGSFQCSCEAGYRLHEDRRGCSPLEEPVVDLDGELPFVRPLPHIAVLQDELPQLFQDDDVGADEEEAELRGEHTLTEKFVCLDDSFGHDCSLTCDDCRNGGTCLPGLDGCDCPEGWTGLICNETCPPDTFGKNCSFSCRCQNGGTCDSVTGACRCPPGVSGTNCEDGCPKGYYGKHCRKKCNCANRGRCHRLYGACLCDPGLYGRFCHLTCPPWAFGPGCSEECQCVQPHTRSCDKRDGSCSCKAGFRGERCQAECEPGYFGPGCRQACTCPVGVACDSLSGECGKQCPAGFQGKDCGQECPVGTFGVNCSGSCSCGGAPCHGLTGQCRCPPGRTGEDCEADCPEGHWGLGCQEICPACQHAARCDPETGACLCLPGFVGSRCQDVCPAGWYGPSCQTRCSCANDGHCHPATGHCSCAPGWTGFSCQRACDSGHWGPDCSHPCNCSTGHGTCDAISGLCLCEAGYVGPRCEQRCPQGHFGPGCEQRCQCQHGAACDHVSGACTCPAGWRGTFCERACPAGFFGLDCRSACNCTAGAACDAVNGSCLCPAGRRGPRCAESCPAHTYGHNCSQACACFNGASCDPVHGQCHCAPGWMGPSCLQACPAGLYGDNCQHSCLCQNGGTCDPVSGHCACLEGWAGLACEKECLPGDVGAGCRHSCGCLNGGLCDPHTGRCLCPAGWIGDKCQSPCLWGWFGEACAQRCSCPPGAACHHVTGACHCPPGFTGSGCKQGCPPGRYGPGCEQLCGCLNGGSCDAATGACRCPAGFLGADCSLTCPQGRFGPNCTHVCGCGQGAACNPVTGTCLCPPGRAGVRCERGCPQNRFGVGCEHTCSCRNGGLCHANNGSCSCGLGWTGLHCELACPPGRYGTACRLECSCHNNSTCEPATGTCRCSPGFYGQACEHPCPPGFHGAGCQGVCRCQHGAPCDPISGRCLCPAGFHGHFCERGCEPGSFGEGCHQRCDCDGGSPCDPVTGLCLCPPGRSGATCNLGAHWLQNVAEEGRAGTVYSSGETEAQGLSSHTHPGGRLHSTRALPGAPRPRVPGAGKAGMMLRWAPPAPREPVLSPGLSGHTACLQQTHIPERWTSEALAEAVPWSPPLQSQPEGTQAFGDH; encoded by the exons CCATTAACTCCTGTGCCCTGGGCAATGGCGGCTGCCAgcaccactgtgtccagctcACGATCACTCGGCATCGCTGCCAGTGCCGGCCCGGGTTCCAGCTCCAGGAGGACGGAAGGCGCTGTGTCC GGAGAAGCCCGTGTGCCGACAGGAACGGCGGCTGCATGCACAGGTGCCAGGTGATCCGGGGCCTCGCCCACTGTGAGTGCCACGCGGGCTATCAGCTAGCAGCAGACGGCAAGGCCTGTGAAG ATGTGGATGAATGTGCCGCAGGGCTGGCCCAGTGTGCCCATGGCTGCCTCAACACCCAGGGGTCCTTCAAGTGCGTGTGTCATGCGGGCTACGAGCTGGGCGCCGATGGCCGGCAGTGCTACC GGATTGAGATGGAAATCGTGAACAGCTGTGAGGCCAACAACGGCGGCTGCTCCCATGGCTGCAGCCACACCAGTGCTGGGCCCCTGTGCACCTGTCCCCGTGGCTACGAGCTGGACACAGATCAGAGGACCTGCATCG ATGTCGACGACTGTGCAGACAGCCCGTGCTGCCAGCAGGTGTGCACCAACAACCCTGGCGGGTACGAGTGCGGCTGCTACGCCGGCTACCGGCTCAGTGCTGATGGCTGTGGCTGTGAGG ATGTGGATGAGTGCGCCTCCAGCAGTGGCGGCTGCGAGCACCGCTGCACCAACCTGGCCGGCTCCTTCCAGTGCTCCTGCGAGGCCGGCTACCGGCTGCACGAGGACCGTAGGGGCTGCAGCC CCCTGGAGGAGCCGGTGGTAGACCTGGACGGCGAGCTGCCCTTCGTGCGGCCCCTGCCCCACATTGCCGTGCTCCAGGACGAGCTGCCGCAACTCTTCCAGGATGACGACGTCGGGGCTGATGAGGAAGAGGCAGAGTTGCGGGGCGAACACACGCTCACAGAGAAGTTTG TCTGCCTGGATGACTCCTTTGGCCATGACTGCAGCTTGACCTGTGATGACTGCAGGAATGGAGGGACCTGCCTCCCGGGCCTGGATGGCTGTGACTGCCCCGAGGGCTGGACTGGGCTCATCTGCAATGAGA CTTGTCCTCCGGACACCTTCGGCAAGAACTGCAGCTTCTCCTGCAGATGTCAGAATGGTGGGACCTGCGACTCTGTCACTGGGGCCTGCCGCTGCCCCCCAGGTGTCAGTGGAACTAACTGTGAGGATG GCTGCCCCAAGGGCTACTATGGCAAGCACTGTCGCAAGAAATGCAACTGTGCCAACCGGGGCCGGTGCCACCGCCTCTACGGGGCCTGCCTCTGCGACCCGGGGCTCTACGGCCGCTTCTGCCACCTCA CCTGCCCGCCATGGGCCTTTGGGCCGGGCTGCTCAGAGGAGTGCCAGTGTGTGCAGCCCCACACGCGGTCCTGTGACAAGAGGGATGGCAGCTGCTCCTGCAAGGCCGGCTTCCGGGGTGAGCGCTGTCAAGCAG AGTGTGAGCCGGGCTACTTTGGGCCGGGGTGCCGGCAGGCATGCACCTGCCCAGTGGGCGTGGCCTGTGACTCCTTGAGCGGCGAGTGTGGGAAGCAGTGTCCCGCTGGCTTCCAGGGAAAGGATTGCGGCCAAG AGTGCCCGGTGGGGACGTTCGGCGTGAACTGCTCGGGCTCCTGCTCCTGTGGGGGGGCCCCCTGCCACGGGCTCACGGGGCAGTGCCGGTGTCCGCCAGGGAGGACCGGGGAAGACTGTGAGGCAG ATTGTCCCGAGGGCcactgggggctgggctgccaggaGATCTGCCCAGCATGCCAACACGCTGCCCGCTGCGACCCTGAGACCGGAGCCTGCCTGTGCCTCCCTGGCTTCGTCGGCAGCCGCTGCCAGGATG TGTGCCCAGCAGGCTGGTATGGTCCCAGCTGCCAGACAAGGTGCTCTTGTGCCAATGATGGGCACTGCCACCCAGCCACCGGACACTGCAGCTGTGCCCCCGGGTGGACCGGCTTTAGCTGCCAGAGAG CCTGTGATAGTGGGCACTGGGGACCTGACTGCAGCCACCCCTGCAACTGCAGCACTGGCCACGGGACCTGCGATGCCATCAGTGGCCTGTGTCTGTGCGAGGCTGGCTACGTGGGCCCACGATGCGAGCAGC GGTGTCCCCAGGGCCACTTTGGGCCCGGCTGTGAGCAGCGGTGCCAGTGTCAGCACGGAGCAGCCTGTGACCACGTCAGCGGGGCCTGCACCTGCCCGGCCGGCTGGAGGGGCACCTTCTGCGAGCGTG CCTGCCCGGCCGGCTTCTTTGGATTGGACTGTCGCAGTGCCTGCAACTGCACCGCCGGAGCTGCCTGTGATGCTGTGAAtggctcctgcctctgccccgcTGGCCGCCGGGGCCCCCGCTGTGCCGAGA GCTGCCCAGCCCACACCTATGGGCACAATTGCAGCCAGGCCTGTGCCTGCTTTAACGGGGCCTCCTGTGACCCTGTCCACGGGCAGTGCCACTGTGCCCCTGGCTGGATGGGGCCCTCCTGCCTGCAGG CCTGCCCTGCTGGCCTGTACGGCGACAACTGTCAACATTCCTGCCTCTGCCAGAATGGAGGGACCTGCGACCCTGTGTCAGGCCACTGTGCGTGCCTGGAGGGCTGGGCTGGCCTGGCCTGTGAGAAGG AGTGCCTCCCTGGGGACGTCGGAGCTGGTTGCCGGCACAGCTGCGGTTGCCTCAACGGGGGCCTGTGTGACCCGCACACAGGCcgctgcctctgcccagccggCTGGATTGGGGACAAGTGTCAGAGCC CCTGCCTATGGGGCTGGTTTGGAGAGGCCTGTGCCCAGCGCTGCAGCTGCCCGCCTGGcgctgcctgccaccacgtcaCTGGGGCCTGCCACTGTCCCCCTGGCTTCACTGGCTCTGGCTGCAAGCAGG GATGCCCGCCCGGGCGGTATGGGCCAGGTTGTGAACAGCTGTGTGGATGTCTCAACGGGGGCTCCTGTGATGCAGCCACGGGGGCCTGCCGCTGCCCCGCTGGGTTCCTCGGGGCGGACTGCAGCCTCA CCTGTCCACAGGGCCGCTTCGGCCCCAACTGCACCCACGTGTGTGGGTGTGGGCAGGGGGCAGCCTGCAACCCTGTGACCGGCACCTGCCTCTGCCCCCCGGGGAGAGCCGGCGTCCGCTGTGAGCGAG GCTGCCCCCAGAACCGGTTTGGCGTGGGCTGTGAGCACACCTGCTCCTGCAGGAACGGAGGGCTGTGCCACGCCAACAATGGCAGCTGCTCCTGTGGCCTGGGCTGGACAGGGCTGCACTGTGAGCTGG CCTGTCCCCCTGGGCGCTACGGAACTGCCTGCCGTCTGGAGTGCTCCTGCCACAACAACAGCACATGTGAGCCCGCCACGGGCACCTGCCGCTGCAGCCCCGGCTTCTACGGCCAGGCCTGTGAGCACC CCTGTCCACCTGGCTTCCACGGGGCTGGCTGCCAGGGAGTGTGCCGGTGTCAACATGGAGCCCCCTGCGACCCCATCAGTGGCCGGTGCCTGTGTCCCGCTGGCTTCCACGGCCACTTCTGTGAGAGGG GGTGTGAGCCAGGTTCATTTGGAGAGGGCTGCCACCAGCGGTGTGACTGCGACGGGGGGTCACCCTGTGACCCTGTCACCGGTCTCTGCCTTTGCCCACCAGGGCGCTCAGGAGCCACCTGTAACCTGG GAGCTCACTGGCTGCAGAATGTAGCTGAGGAAGGCAGGGCAGGAACTGTTTACTCCTCAGGGGAAACCGAGGCCCAAGGTCTTAGCTCCCACACACACCCAGGCGGAAGGCTTCACTCCACCCGGGCTCTGCCGGGGGCCCctaggcccagggtccctggCGCAGGGAAGGCAGGGATGATGCTCAG GTGGGCCCCTCCGGCTCCCCGAGAACCCGTCCTTAGTCCAGGGCTCAG TGGCCACACTGCCTGCCTCCAGCAGACCCACATCCCGGAGCGGTGGACCAGCGAGGCACTAGCAGAGGCAGTCCCATGGAGCCCGCCTCTCCAGTCCCAGCCAGAGGGGACCCAGGCCTTTGGTGACCACTGA